Below is a window of Nicotiana tabacum cultivar K326 chromosome 19, ASM71507v2, whole genome shotgun sequence DNA.
AAAGAATTCTTCTTTATCAGAATTATGGAATCAGATGAAGGGAAGCTATTTGTAGGAGGATTAAGATGGGAAACAACGGAGGAGAAGCTAAGAGACTATTTTAGCAATTATGGAGAAATTAAACATGCCACGATCATGCGTGATAGATACACTGGCTTGTCCAGACGCTTTGCTTTTGTTCTCTTCTCTGATCCTTCTGTTATTGATATCATTCTTCAGGACAGACACAACATTGATGGCCGTTCGGTATGAAATATTACAAATTTATGATCTTGAATGTGTACATATGATAGCCAGTACTCTAGCTCACTCTCAGAACCTGCTAATTATAAATCTCCAAACCGCTTGCTGTTAATTTTTTGTGGTGTTCGTTTATTTTGATCAATCTTGTAGGCGTAACCCCATTGTGTTTTCGTACGTTTCAAGATTGATCATGATTGAGTTTTCTTCTCTATTCTTTTCACTGATGTTTGTATGCTTTCGAAGTTTTTTGTTGTTCTGTTAATGCAGTTTTGGGATTGTGTCATTAGTTGCATCAGCATGTGTTATGTGTAGGCCTTCTAGTTTCTCCTTGAACCGTTTATATGGGTTAGTTTCGCCTTTATGTGATATTTGGGCAAATTTGAGTGatatttttgttataaaaataTAGCTTAATGATTTTCTGTGTTACTTAGCCAAAGTTGACTAAATTTTTGTTAGAAATAGTTCGGTGACTTTgatgtaataaaataaaagtttaatTTCCATCCGTGAAATTACCCCGTTTATATACATGAAAAAGAATTTCTAAAAAACGTGTATATTAGAATACACTGTCTAAAATTTCTGAATCCTGCCTTTTTGTCCAATTTCTTAAATGGGTATGATGAATCACAGTCCTGTTTCTGTTTGTGGAACTAGAGGAGTGTGGCATTCTGAAAATGTAAAGGGGGATTTAGGCACTCTTGTTCGTTTTTTACTTCCTTTTCCTTTGCTTAGCTCATCTATCACTCTTTTTACTTGTAATTTTTACTTTTAGATTATTTGATTAAAAGTGGTGCAGTGCGTTAGTGCAGAAGGTCACATTTATGAAGGAGAGTGGGAGGGCAGGGAAGAAATATTCAGCTTGTTTTGTCTGGATTGTGTGGAAATTGTAGTAGATCAGCTTTGCAGGGTGGTGAGGACAAACTTCCTTAGATAATTAAGGATTCTGCTTCatatgcttttcattttttagTAAAATAGTCCATGTTGAGTTActtatttggaaaaaaaattacCAGAGGAGAGATGTAAAGGAGTAATATGTTAGATTTTCTTGTTTTATAGTGTTGAATATGTTTATCTGAGCTGAAGTCATTCCAAGACATGATATTCTAGTGGGCGCGATTGAATCATATGAGTCTTTTCCTTGTTCTGAAGGTTCTCAGCAGTGTTAAACATGACAAACAATTCCGCTGGTAGCTGCAACGTTGTAGCTTGGCTTCAACTAAATGACATCTGAGTTTCTTGCTGACCAAATGTCTGTTTACTTGTTTAGCTGTTTTCACTTTAAACTCCAGTTTTGCTGTTCAGGTGGACACTAAGAGGGCTTTACCAAGAGAACAGCAGCAGAGCTTGAGATCGCAACTTCCTTATGCTGGCGAAGATATAGAAACAGAACCTGAAGGGAATGTCAGAACTAGAAAAATATTTGTGGGTGGGCTACCTTCTTCCCTTACTGAAGAAGAGTTTCGGCAGTACTTCCAAAATTACGGTAATGTGAAAGATAAAGTAATAATGTATGACCCAAGCACTGGTCGCCCTCGAGGATTTGGTTTCATCACCTTTGACACAGAAGATGCTGTTGATAAAGTTCTTCATAAAAACTTTCACGAACTGAAAAATAAACTAGTGGAGGTAAAACGCGCCCTGCCTAAAGAAGCAAATCCTGCTGGCAATGGTGGTGGTGGAGGTTACTTGGGTTATGGTTCTTCTGGTCCCA
It encodes the following:
- the LOC107820517 gene encoding heterogeneous nuclear ribonucleoprotein 1-like, whose product is MESDEGKLFVGGLRWETTEEKLRDYFSNYGEIKHATIMRDRYTGLSRRFAFVLFSDPSVIDIILQDRHNIDGRSVDTKRALPREQQQSLRSQLPYAGEDIETEPEGNVRTRKIFVGGLPSSLTEEEFRQYFQNYGNVKDKVIMYDPSTGRPRGFGFITFDTEDAVDKVLHKNFHELKNKLVEVKRALPKEANPAGNGGGGGYLGYGSSGPIRSAQPTFVGYNPYNYGYGCEIYTCYGGAAGVYVNPSLASIGYASSLPGVTINQWSSQNHGYGPFYNLDASYGASSSWGASAYCATFLPSTSNSQGHASQNGNQGNGYSTYARNKGSFTDSDGNETSDTHTDNAPNSSICEGSTEAGKHEANGHNTATICDSSNGSPGFPNAAWVSDK